From Alligator mississippiensis isolate rAllMis1 chromosome 1, rAllMis1, whole genome shotgun sequence:
TCTGCAATTAAAAATTCTGTCATTTGAGGAACCAAGAACTGTGAATTTATGGTTTAGGAAATGACTAACTCTGGAAAGTGTTGAAAAAATTCCTTAATTACCCACTATTAGTCTGCATGAAGCATGTGATCCTACTTTCACTTAATCTATTGGAAAACAATCTTTAATTTCAGTGCAATGGGATCAGCTCTGTAACTTGCAgtgtatgatttaaaaaaatccttaaccACCAAACCAAGCTAACAACTTGTTTCAAAGCAAATATACAGAGAGCAAAGGTTTTGTTGTTTATCAGGTGTCAGCTGAAATAAATGTTAACAGTACAGTTCAGTAACTTGTGCAATGAGATATTGACTCAACCTTAATTTAGGGGAGGGAGGATGCTATTGTAGATGATCTGACATGTGTCAATACAGTTTAAACTCTCATTGATCTACTCTGCCAAGAATTCTTGTGTCACTCCAGGAACTCTGTTCTCTCAGATGTTTTAGCTCAGTTAGAGGACAACCTGATATATTAGAACACTTTTATTTTTGAAATTCTGATGGGTTTTCCTATAGGTCACACTTCCTGCAAACCTCATCTTTAAATTTGCAAATATAATTAGTAAGGTAGGTTTCTTGGTATATTCAAAGAAGCACTGATTTCACATTGTTGAGTGTGATCAAACTTGTGCTTTCTCATTGTATCTTTATCTTACTGCCTTTATCAGGTACTCATTAATGAGTGAAGGATCAAAAAGTGGGACGGTGGCCAAGAAGCAATGGAGAATAAAAGCTTAGAAGGTTCCCCATCAGACCTAAAGTTAGTGGCTCACCCACGTGCAAAGAGTAAAGTATGGAAGTACTTTGGGTTTGATACCAATGCAGAAGGATGCATATTACAGTGGAAGAAGATCTACTGCCGCATTTGCATGGCACAGATTGCCTATTCAGGAAACACATCCAACCTTTCATACCACCTTGAGAAAAATCACCCAGATGAGTTCTGCGAATTTGTGAAAAGTAACACTGAACAAATGAGGGAAGCCTTTGCTACTGCATTTTCAAAACTGAAGCCAGAATCATCACAGCAGGTTGTTCAAGATACTTTAATTATGAAGACCAACCACAACTatgaaaacaaaaagcatcaagAGCTGACTTCTGCTGTGATTAGCTTAATTTGTGAGGGCATGTATCCTGCCTCTATTGTTGATGAACCCACATTCAAAGCCCTCTTGAGAACAGCTGATCCCAGATACGAACTTCCTAGCAGGAAATATTTCTGTACAAAAGCAATTCCTGAAAAATATAATGCTATTAGAGAAATTGTGTTAAAAGAACTCACTGAAGTTTTGTGGTGTGGCATATCCACTGACATGTGGAGGAGTGAAAACCAGAATAGATCTTACGTAACTGTTGCAGTTCATTTTCTCAGCAGTAGCCCTTCTAACAGCCTGGCTGTTAACTCGCGGTGTTTAAAAACATTTGAAGTGCCAGAAGAAAATACTGCAGAGACTATTACCCGTGTCCTTTATGAAACCTTCATTGAATGGGGGATCAATACAAAAGTTTTTGGTGCTACAACAGATTATGGTAAAGACATTGTAAAAGCCTGCTCCCTCCTAGATATTCCAGTACAAATGCCTTGTTTGGGGTACACTTTTAATGCAGGAATACAACAAGCTTTTCAGCTTCCAAAACTCTGTGGCCTTCTTGCCAGGTGTCGTAAACTGGTGGAATATTTCCAGCAGTCCACTGTAGCAATGTATATGTTAAGTGAGAAGCAAAAGCAGCAAAATGCTCTTCACTGCATGCTTGTAAGTGATCGTGTTTCGTGGTGGGGAAGCACCCTTGCCATGCTGCAACGTCTTAAGGAACAACAGTTTGTAATTGCAGCTGTTCTTGTGGAGGACAGCAATAACCACCATCTGATGTTGGAAGCAAGTGAGTGGAATACAATTGAAGGCCTGGTGGAACTATTACAGCCATTCAAGCAGGTTGCTGAGATGATGTCTGCATCAAAATATCCAACAATAAGTATGGTGAAACCCCTCCTCCACATGCTTCTGAATACCACATTGAACATCAAAGAAACTGATCTGAAAGAAATCAGTATGGCCAAGGAAGTCATAGCCAAAGAATTATCAACAACTTATCAGCACACACCTGAAATAGACATGTTTCTCAATGTTGCAACTTTCCTGGATCCTCGTTACAAAAAACTACCTTTCCTTTCAGCATTTGAGCGGCAGCAAGTTGAAAATAGAGTGGTAGAGGAAGCAAAAAGTCTTCtggaaaaagtaaaagaaaacacatttaGACCTGAAGAGAAGTTCTTCACTGTGTCAGAAGAGCCACCAGTGAAGAAAGTAATCATCTCTtctaccccaccccccaccagtgcAATCAATAACATGCTTGCTGAAATCTTTTGCCAGACAGGAGGTGTGGAAGACCAAGAGGAATGGCACGCTCAGATTGTTGAGGAATTGAGCAACTTTAAGTCACAAAAGGTCCTTGGTTTAAATGAAGACCCACTTAAGTGGTGGTCTGACAGACTAGCATTATTTCCTGTTTTACCAAAGGTACTTCAGAAATATTGGTGTATTTTGGCCACAAGGGTCTTCCCCGAACGCCTCTTTGGTTCCTCTGCTAATGTTGTAAGTGCTAAGAGGAACCGTTTAGCCCCAGCTCATGTTGATGAACAGATCTTTTTGTATGAGAACACTCGTAATGGGTCTGAAGCAGAAcctgaagatgaagatgaagggGAGTGGGGCTTGGAACAGGAacaaatttttaatttaaatgactCAGTAAATGTAAACAGCAATTTCTTTAATATCCGAGACAGTGGGTTCGTTTAGCAGGAGTATTGTGGTACGTTTAATAACAaagaaaaggtttttttcttaAGTTACCAAAAAAATCTGTTTGATGGTATGGATACTGTAAATACTCAACATTAGATTTTGTTTAAGCCTCCATATTTGTGTTGCTCACTATATTAAAACATGAATGACTTGGGATTATACAGCACTGAAACAAGTAAGTGAGTATGACAGAGATTCCTGATTCCTGATTATGGCCCCAACTTCAGGAAAGTGCTTATGCGAGTGTTTaatttccattaatttcaatgagACATTAACACATGTTTTGTGCTTTCCATAATGGGAATGCTTTGCTGAACTGTTGAAGTTTTAAATATATACAAGTCCATTTGTAAGTCGTACATGGGTTAGGAGTCCAAAGTTTTAAATTGTGCTAAATTTAAGGCTGTTTTAAAATCCCATAAATTAGATCAGCAGAAACCTAGATAATTATTAAGAGACaacaaaataagttttaaaaaattgagcctgatctttttttttcactaCCTCATACCTTAGGCCTGGTCTATGCTAGAAGAGGTATACTGATAAAACTGTCACTTAGGAGAgtttgtgatgtgtgtgtgtgtgtgtttgtgtgtttgtttttttttttgttttttaactgataTTGTGAAGCTGGTACAGGTTTTAGTGTGGATGCACTATTGGTATATCTTGCATCACTTTCCAGGCTAGAATAAGTGGCATAAACATAATGATACAATATAGTCAAAGTGGCAAAGCTTTctagtgtagacaagccctgtTGTAGTTCCCTTTAGCTGTATGAAGCGATCACAAATCACAATCTAATCAAATTGGTGGTATTTTATAATCACTTTGCACAGGTGCAAGGTGGCTATGCAAGGTGAAAAGGAGCAAAGGAGTCGGGCCAACTGCTAATGGAGAAAGAGATTGTAAAACTGCAAGGGCCATCTGTATAGTAggagttttgttttatgaaatgtttaccttttaatttaatttgcaaCTTTGcccagggaaggaagaaagagccTTTCAAAAAAGTAAGCTTTAATTTTGTGTAGTCAAACAGGAAAAAGACCCCTACGCAAGTTGTTTGATTTAAAATGTTTCCTATCATGTCAGCACTTACAAACTTTTTCCTCTTGCTTTGTCTCTAGCTTCAGTTAGGAGAGAGGGCATTAGTCTGGCCCACTCAAGTATTTTGAGTACTATTTCCAGATAATCACTGTATACTGCACTAGCTCCCCCCGTGTGTGTATGCCTAAATATTACATCTTCTAAAGTACTTAGCAAACAAATCTTTTAATAAAGTTTTACAGGCTGAAATTAGTCTATGGTCCACTCTTTGGCTGAGAGTGGAGAGTTAGCCAGCATTCTTCGGTTATGCATAGGGTGGACTCTTGGAACTGATataggcaagattttttttccttctttttcattCTGCAACTTGATTTATTCAATGTATTCTCATTGGATAAAATGTAAATTCTCATTAGTTTACAGTGCAACATGAGGGTAAAACTGGGATGCCCTTTGAAATTCCTCTGCATCATATGATCTTGGGAATCATTGACTTTTTTCCGAGAAGAGAAATATTCACTCTGTTATAGTAGTCTCAGTGACTGTCTGGCAACATACACGTATGTGACTTCTGGATACCAGAGTGATGGGCAGCAGTATAAAACCCGAAGATaaaatgtgcacatgtgtatgtatCTGATTTATCTTATGCAGCACTGATTTAGAGAGATGTCCACCAAAAACTGCTCAGTGTATTTTCTGGGACAGTTGTATGGAATTTATCATCCTGATTATGCTTATAGATGCATGGTTTTATAATAGGGATGGCcataaacaaaattttaaaagtgaaaatttCAATGGTATTTAATAGGTCATCTATTTGTATTACCAAGctgtatatatttaaattttattcttACAGCGCTCATCAATTGAGACTGTGTGTGTTCATTTGGGAGTAGTGGGGGGAGAGAATTTAGAAACAGGAAGGAAAGTGAACAGTAAAGTGATGTAAAATACCCGGCAGGTTTCAGCTCAGGAAAAACAGGTGCATCTAGTAGTATAACTAGTAATAGACCTTGGATGGATGGGCCTCATCAATCTCCACTACTCTGCACCTTGCATAGTTATTTATGTTTGCACAGCAGGTGTAAAATACATCATTAATACATGGCATTGCTTTACATCCACTTTGCATAGGGGTCCATGATTACAGAAAGTGCAAAGTAGCGGGAGACTGGGTCTGAAGCATATGTGAAAACAAGTGTAGTTTGCCCATGAAGGGAACAGAAGAATCATAAATTaagtggggggaggaagatgaaAGAGGCCCCTCTTCTTTTAACTTGAGTCTTCTATATACCCTGTTGGTATATAAGATAAACTTAGTATGTACATCCAGTTAACATCAGCTGATTTAACTTGCATTCATGTTCAAAGTAAATTATACCACTTTGTTACCACTGGATTTGGCCCCAAAGTCTCTGCAGCTATTGACGCTAAAGGCTGAAGTCTGTTCCCTCACTAGAGTGCTTTATAAGTAgctacatttttaaatcagtggaGTTATGTTGGTATAAAGATGATGATCAGGCTCTAGATCCAAATACTTCTCCCCAGTGCTGCCCGGTCTCCAACTTCTGCTGCCTTCTTCACCTTCTCATAGCTAAAATTATTATGCAATACAACGTGTTTGCCCCTGAATCAGTTTTACTAATACCAGTGCAGTGCACTGTTCTCTTCCTTTTAGCCTTTTAATTTTTGGTATCCAAAATAAAACTGTAATTTTTCATTTGATGTGTCTCAGTGTTCTAAAGAAGCCATTGTTAGTCCTATCCATTATCTGTGAGTTTTTATTTAATGTTATAAGCTTGGAATATTGTCAAATAACCCAGAGAAATAAATTAGCTACTATTTTATTTGTCTGATGTGTGTTCATATATTCAGCACTTTATGATCTGGAACTCTAGCAACCAGGACAGATTATTTTAAGTTTTTCAAgctatatgtattttttttctttggatctTGTAAGTTACTGAAATATTCTGTACAAATCTTTTTGGATTAAAAAGATATAAAGATAAAAAATGCTTCTCTTACTGACAAGTTTGGACAGTTTATCTTGGTAAGGATTGTACATAGCATTTATTAAACAATATACAAAAACCTGTTTGTATATGTACTAGGGGGTAGAGGGGAACCAAGTTGCATTCTCCTATACACTTCTACAAGATGAGTAAAATATAGGTGATTTTCATCTGTTGCTGGATTAGTATATATTAAAGGTTATGCAATAGGTGTAgactttttaaatttatatttccTGGAAGCTGTATCTACGTATGGCCAGAAATTGTTGCTTGTGGGGACACGGAAAAATTAAGGAGTTGTGGACAGAAATACAACCTcagattttattttgtgtttgaaaaatgtgaatttttaaatttcttaaaaaaaaaatattatgataAAAAGACAAATTATTTGACTACTACTAAACTAAATATTCCACATTCAACATTAAGACTACATGGTGGTAGAAAAATGCTATTTATGTTTTTTGAAAGAATGTATTTTGTGACCTAGAGTTAAAAGGAGCTATAAAATCATAGAAGCTGAAAAAGCTTTTTTCAGCAGGATATATATACTTGAGTTTTCCAGTCTTAACCCTGTTTTTCAAATTATAGAAAAGTGCTGTGTGTAAAATGTAATAGGTGCCTCCTTTTAAAGTTTTGGAATAACTCTGGAATTCTGTATACGATTGGATTACAATAGAAACTAGAAACCTTAATTAACATTAGCATCCAGTTGTGCTAGGCCCTCTACAGTTTACACGAGGATAGCGAGAGTCGCATCATACCCACAAAATTTTTACTCTTTAATTCATCTTTCTTATCAATGAAGCATTTTCTTTAGTTTCTGACTTTTCACATTTTATGCCAACGATTTTATATTGGTAAAGAAGATAGTTGAGTTTACACAATGTCTAACTTCTGTTTAGGTGCAAAATCTAATTAGAAGAAGAATAATCTGGTGGTTAGGGAGTTCTAGTTTCAATTTTCTGTACTAAGACAGCTTTTCTGTTTGACACCTTCTATGCCTCAGTATCTCATCTGTACAAATCAGGATAATGTTTCCTGCTTCACAGGAGAAATCCATTAAAGGTTGTGAGGTTCTCAGACTACTGTAGCTAGGGGTTGTAAAGGTATCTTAGATAAGAATTACTCGCTCTTTAAATAGCACGCTAATGTACCACTTGTGAGTAATTCTGTTGGACCCGGTTATCTGTTGTCTGGCATCTTGTAATTCGGTGTATGAAAATTTATAACAACCGTCTACCAGTTGAAGCTGATGGCAGTGTTAGTTTAGACATAGTTGTCATCACTTGATCTGTCTTTACCATTGTACAAGTTAAACCTGCTGAAAAACATGAGCCTGACACACAAATGATTAAACTGGATAATGTTAGGTTATGTAAACCCTATTTACTTTACTGTTTTTAGCTGTTCAGCTGAATAGGTGATTGCAGTACTGGGAaatttttgtacattttttttttttgcttcatatGCAAAATGTGAGAATCGGACAGTGTGATAGAGAAGTCTTCTAGGTTAGAGTATTATCTATATTTTCTCTTGTAAATGTACTGTTTTGCCTCTCTTGAAATAATTGAAAACTTGGTAAAGAATATTTTGAGGGAAAAAACACCTCAGTATTTCCTTctgttatttccattttaatATCTTCTTTATAGAGGACCAATCGTCCTGAAGAACTTATGATCGATCTTCTAAAGTGTTACAACGCTGGTATTGGCTACCCTTACTTTTATCAAGAAGACTTGGTTCACTTGGCTCTTTCATGGTTTATTGTCAACTGAGACAAAATATGGTGCCTCACTATACTACATCCAGGTTACTACTTTTCTGTAAAGAATTTGCTTTCTTATATAGGAATGTgg
This genomic window contains:
- the ZBED1 gene encoding E3 SUMO-protein ligase ZBED1, with amino-acid sequence MENKSLEGSPSDLKLVAHPRAKSKVWKYFGFDTNAEGCILQWKKIYCRICMAQIAYSGNTSNLSYHLEKNHPDEFCEFVKSNTEQMREAFATAFSKLKPESSQQVVQDTLIMKTNHNYENKKHQELTSAVISLICEGMYPASIVDEPTFKALLRTADPRYELPSRKYFCTKAIPEKYNAIREIVLKELTEVLWCGISTDMWRSENQNRSYVTVAVHFLSSSPSNSLAVNSRCLKTFEVPEENTAETITRVLYETFIEWGINTKVFGATTDYGKDIVKACSLLDIPVQMPCLGYTFNAGIQQAFQLPKLCGLLARCRKLVEYFQQSTVAMYMLSEKQKQQNALHCMLVSDRVSWWGSTLAMLQRLKEQQFVIAAVLVEDSNNHHLMLEASEWNTIEGLVELLQPFKQVAEMMSASKYPTISMVKPLLHMLLNTTLNIKETDLKEISMAKEVIAKELSTTYQHTPEIDMFLNVATFLDPRYKKLPFLSAFERQQVENRVVEEAKSLLEKVKENTFRPEEKFFTVSEEPPVKKVIISSTPPPTSAINNMLAEIFCQTGGVEDQEEWHAQIVEELSNFKSQKVLGLNEDPLKWWSDRLALFPVLPKVLQKYWCILATRVFPERLFGSSANVVSAKRNRLAPAHVDEQIFLYENTRNGSEAEPEDEDEGEWGLEQEQIFNLNDSVNVNSNFFNIRDSGFV